TCTTCATCTGCCACCAGCATAAGAGCCTCAAGTTTTCTTAAAGCCCTGTCCAAACGCCACTCTTTTACCAAAGAGACAGCTGCTCTCATTAGATCTCCGCTATTTTCTTCCAGCCTGGCCTCAAAACGCTCTAAAAGGGTCATGGCATCAGCTGTGCTTCCCGCGAAACCGGCGAGAACCTTGCCTTTATAGAGTCGACGGACCTTACGGGCCCCCGCTTTTATAATCTGGTCTCCCAGGGTAACCTGTCCATCACCGGCCATTGCCACTGAATTTTCTTGTCTTACACATAAAATCGTAGTTCCTTTAAACAGCTTAATCATCTCCCCTAGTTCTCGGAAAAGCCTCTATATAACTTTGTTTTAAATGCTCGGCCGTTACTGTGAGATACCGTTGGGTGGTGATAAGACTTTCGTGACCCAACAACTCTTGCACG
This region of Aminobacterium colombiense DSM 12261 genomic DNA includes:
- the hslV gene encoding ATP-dependent protease subunit HslV produces the protein MIKLFKGTTILCVRQENSVAMAGDGQVTLGDQIIKAGARKVRRLYKGKVLAGFAGSTADAMTLLERFEARLEENSGDLMRAAVSLVKEWRLDRALRKLEALMLVADEEHTLLLSGAGDVLEPENNVAAIGSGAGFALAAARAFMESSDKKASDIARRAIEIAADICIYTDKEITVEVIGE